DNA sequence from the Halorussus limi genome:
CGGTCGTGAACTCCTCCTTGCGCTCGCCGAACCGCTCGACCGTGGGACCGACCGTCTCCTCCTCCCACTCCTCGCGCGCCTCGCGTATCTCTTCGAGGTCGTCGGCGTCGAACATTGTGTAGACTGACGGGCGGCCCGGTCTTAACGATTGGCGGATTGTCCCGGTCGCGCGGGAGGGCGTCCGTCGGACCGCGCGCGACTCGATCGGACCGCGCGCGAGACCGAAACCGGCCTCAGTTTCCGGCGGACGCGGGGCAAAGCATTTCGTTTCGAATGAAAGGAAACCCTTTTGATATGTCAAAGTAGTTTTGCATGTGACAATATGCGTACTATCATCCACGTACGGCTACAACACTTGTAGTAAAGAGACCAAAATTATTTATCCCCCGTGTTTGTGTAACTCTACCTATGGCGGACGACCAATCCACCAGCCGAGTTAGTTCAGTTTCACGACGACGCTTCGTCGAAGCGGCCGGAGCGACCGGTACGGCCCTGAGTCTCGCGGGTTGTACGGGCGGTAACGGCGGCGACTCGACCGCGACGACTACCTCGTCGGGCGACGGCGGTGGCAAGACGACGGTCCAGATAGCCACCGACGCCGACCTGAAGGCGGTCAAATCGAAGTTCAACAAGTGGCTCCACAACGCGGGCCTCTCGAAGGACATCGAAGTCGAACCCATCGCCGGTTCAGACATTACGAACAAGCGACAGAACAAGTACACCCAGTGGCTGTCCTCGGGTCGCAAGAAGCCCTCGCTGCTGATGATGGACAACGGTTGGACGCTCCCGTTCATCGTGCGCGACCAACTGCTCAACCTGAGCAAGGAGATTCCGGACACGGCCAAGATGGTCGAGGACGAGTACTTCAGCGCGAGCGTCGGCACCGCGAAGGGGCCGAACGACGACCTGTTCGCGATTCCGATGTACCCCGACTTCCCGACGATGCAGTACCGGAAGGACCTCGTGCAGGACGCCGGATACGACACCTCCGGATGGTCCACCTCCTCGATGAAGTGGAAGCGCTTCTCGAAGATTACCGCCGACGTGAAGAAACAGAGCGACGTGGACTACGGGTTCACGTTCCAGTTCAAGTCCTACGCGGGCCTGTCGTGCTGTACCTTCAACGAGTTCCTGTCGAGCTACGGCGGCACTTACTTCGGCGGTCTCGACAACCTGTTCGGGCCGGTCGGCGACCGACCCATCACGGTCGACGAGAAACCGGTCGTCGATTCGCTCCGCATGCTCCGGACGTTCGTCAACGGCGAGAGCGACAAACACGGTCTCGACGGCGTCACGGGTAACATCTCGCCGCAGTCCGTCCTCCAGTGGTCCGAGGAGCCGTCGCGGAAACCGTTCACGAACGGCAACGCCGTGATGCATCGCAACTGGCCGTACGCCGTCAACATCAGCGGTGCCGAGGACGCGCTGGGCAAGGACCTCGGCGTCATGCCCATCCCGCACGGCGTCTCTCCGGAGGAGGCCAAGTACGAGGGAACCGGCGGCGCGACCGCCGCGCTCGGCGGCTGGCACACCGCGGTCAACCCGAACACGACGAAGAAGGAGGCCGCGCTGGAGGTCCTCAAGGCGATGACGAACAAGCAAGTCCAGTTCAACCTCCTCGAGGAAA
Encoded proteins:
- a CDS encoding extracellular solute-binding protein: MADDQSTSRVSSVSRRRFVEAAGATGTALSLAGCTGGNGGDSTATTTSSGDGGGKTTVQIATDADLKAVKSKFNKWLHNAGLSKDIEVEPIAGSDITNKRQNKYTQWLSSGRKKPSLLMMDNGWTLPFIVRDQLLNLSKEIPDTAKMVEDEYFSASVGTAKGPNDDLFAIPMYPDFPTMQYRKDLVQDAGYDTSGWSTSSMKWKRFSKITADVKKQSDVDYGFTFQFKSYAGLSCCTFNEFLSSYGGTYFGGLDNLFGPVGDRPITVDEKPVVDSLRMLRTFVNGESDKHGLDGVTGNISPQSVLQWSEEPSRKPFTNGNAVMHRNWPYAVNISGAEDALGKDLGVMPIPHGVSPEEAKYEGTGGATAALGGWHTAVNPNTTKKEAALEVLKAMTNKQVQFNLLEEIGWMPPRPSMLDSDTAKNIPIMGRYMETFRLAGENAIPRPVTVAWPQERSKIAQAANATVSGQKPPKKAMTNLKSTIKQIEDSV